One Glycine max cultivar Williams 82 chromosome 8, Glycine_max_v4.0, whole genome shotgun sequence genomic window, AATTACCAAcgcaagaatataaaaaattcacaaaGACGAATCACAATTCACAAGCTACGAGTTATTGCAAGAAAGGTATAAATCTTTCGCAACTTCTATGATGCGAAAGAAAGAACCATTGTTTATTAAAGTGTGAAAGTAGTTGCAAGTATTGCTGTCACTTTACGATGACATTGATCGTTCGAGACTTGCTGGATTTAATGAACTAAATCTCTGTTCAATAACTTAAATAATGGGAGCATGTAAAGGATTtgcgaaaaaaaaaactttgttcaATTTTATAAGATTAAGTTTTAGGTTGGGTCCACAATGTAAGTTGCATGAATGTTTGTAATATTAGAATATATGCGGGTATGGtatgacaatttttaaaaattaagatacaAGTACGAAAATAGCATCtataaagaaatatgaaaaaagtaCTTAAATTACAAGATAaatatagttttataattttgcaATATGGATGTTTCAACAAAACtctataaataaaacatatgaaGTTAAAAGAAGTATTTTCTAGAAAAGGAAACATAAttggaaaagaaaattgtttcaTTTAACACCAAACCAAATAATTTAACACGCAAGATTTGGTATCTGCGCATATGGAATGACTAGTACGtaagttaaattaaatacatGTACATACTTACAAATTGAgcattgaatatttttaatatgtatgTATTCAATATACTTAAATTTACTTTTGGATAGTGTCAATTTTGCATTCACACAAGAGAAAATTTGGTCTATTAATTTCCAACAAAggtttagtgtttttttttatatgtcaaAGCACAACTAGGAAGGTaggaaaaaaacttttataGATGCAAAATGGAGATTAATTTTAGATTGtaaataagatatatatttatgttttttcccCATTATTAGACAAACAAATTCTAGTATGTTACCTCTTCAATCTAAGACAtttcaattagtttttaattagttgaaaaaCTTAATTGACGATTTGATAAACAGGTGTTTTAACCTCtatgattttttgaaatattacttaaagtaatatttttaaaaatactaacttATAATTGTCtatattttttctacttttatttttaatatatttattcattttccttattatctttttaaaaatagataattttattatttttttgtcattttatatttttcaattagttTAACAACTAGTTTTacatatttctaatttaataagttgatttttttaactttcaactatTAGTTATCTTTTCAGCCTTcaacttatttttcaattaatttgatcgAACATAACCCATAAATATTGTTCATATGCAAACTCTCGTTGAGTTGTTTTTAATTGATAGTCTTTTTCATTATCATGTCTCAAACAACCCATCCAATATTCAGCAAAATCAAAAAAAGCCCATCCATTTGTACATATGGGAAACTTCTGCTTTGGGTAACATTCAAGCTCCTTAAACCATAAATCCTACTTACCATTAATAAATTTGTACATTTTTCACTATAACCATAATATGCACTGAATATTCACACGGATGTGCTTATTTACTGCATCATTTTCATGCAATCAAAACATAAGCAAGGGATACCTTTAATGAGTACAACATCATATCGACACACAAATTCTTAAAAGCAACTTATATAGAGCTCAATGGTTGCCACAAAATGTCCGGTGAATTCAGCATGGATAATGTTGAGGTTGTCGAGATTGACCTCCTTCCGCTATCAATAAGTTTGAACCATTGGCTTGCAGGGTCACATGTCTTATCTTGGTTCAAGCATTTACAAGCAGTGGTCACAATGATGTTGTTATCATCTACGTCTAGACATAAATTAGAACCGTCGCTTAGTTTAGATGAAAGGTGCATGTTCGAATCTGAGATCATTTCCCATTTAGAGTTAGCATCTGAGCATGTTATGCTAAGTGTTGCAGGCTTTCCTTCTTGCTCTGCATGTATGCAGAAATTTGTATTGTTTATCAATAGGGTCTTTTGAGGTGTGTATGTCCAGGCATCAGAAGAAGAGCAAGGACCCAACGTTAGTGATGTTAGCTGTGATTTACTTATGACACAGAGACCTGTCAAAGGGTGGAATATCAGTTTGTATGCACTGCCTTCTATGATGCCTGGTCCTGCACAATGACAAAACAATGAAGTGACACATTAGTAACAATGGTATTTTGTAACCAACTGATAGTGCAGAGTTTGGAAAGAATATTTGCACAAATCATGTGAAGTATGCGTAATATTGGATCATTCAAATATAGctttaattaatagaaaatgtACATGCTAAGAATGCACTATGTGATATATTCTTTTGAACATAATCATTTTTAGTGTAAAtgtattagaaaatataaatttgtaaatttcacGACTTATtcaatgaatttttcttttaattttataatttttaataaattttaaccaataaatttctttaataaacCCTAAACACACTTAAGACAGAAACATGAATCAAGGAAGCACAAAAAAGCCCTAGTTAGTGGTTATGGTGGCAGTCATACCTCGAAATGGAATTTGGAGGGCAGAGATTCTATTTAAGAAACTGGTACTCCTAACCTGAGTCCAATCCCAAGTGAGAAGGCCATAAAACTCTTCCATTCCTATAACCCCTTCTCTAAAGTAGTAACTACCAACAAGAGTCCAATAGGCCCAATCCAAGTCAAGCTCAGCTACCAGTGCCAGAAAACAGTTAAGGTATCGATTGTCATTCACATTGGTACCTCTCAAGTCTCCACCAAATTCACTCACAAACAATGGCCATCCTTGGTCCACTAAGAAGGTAGATGTTTGCTTTATATCTGCAGTCACTTTTCCACATACTTGGTTTGGGTTCCCATCAGCCCAAGCTCCACCATCAGTGAAGCCATACCTGTGCACCTCAAATACTAGCTTCCCTTTGAACGTGAGGCTCACTGGTCTGTCCCGAATGAATGACAAGCTTGTGTCAAAATTTATCCCAGATAGAATGACTAGAACATCTGGATTTGCTGCATGAACAGCTTCTGCTCCCTTCACCATGTACCTTCAATTCAGAATAACAACTTAATTATCATCTACACaggatttttctctctttcttgtctttttttttttttttactagataGTCCATTACATAATACATACAAGGAACTTAAATTGTATTTACTCAAACGCATCTGTAAaccatcaaataaaaaaaagtgaaatgtaTATATTAGATatgaaatcaatattttttttcttctgattttGCTATGCATATATTGTTCAACCTATCAATGATTTTggatatttagatattttttaagcTAATATGAGACGAGTATTATAACTAAACggttaaatttaattgtttaaatatgaTCCATCCCTTTGATTTCCACGTATAACAAAAATTAGAATTGTAGTTATTACTTGTTAGCACTAACTTACTTGTACCAATCGTTGACATTCTGTTTGGGCCCCCGGAGCTCATTCCTCAAGCTCATGCCCACGACATTAGTGACACCATTGAAAAGGGTGGCCATCTTGGTGAGGCCGAATATCCACTGGTCTGGGTTGAAAAATTTGTCACCGAAGAAGCCATTGCCGTCGGAGTAACCACAGCACCATCCTGGGTTGGTCAGGTGGTTGTCCAAAATCACCATCACATCGTTGTCCCCGAGACTCTTCACCACTGCCTGGACACATCACAAAATGTTGCCCCCACACTCAACTCACGGCTACAGAAACTCCTCGATACGAGCAACATAACAATAATACACAAATATTTCCTTATTTCAAACATCCAACCaacacttttcatttttttttcctattacataataaacattttttttgagaTATTAACAATTCTTTTGGGtccaaaattaaagattaatttctCAACTGCTAACTAATAAGATTCAGTTGAAAGATTGGCCTTTTTAACACATAATTTTCATATACACGGCATAGAGATTAATCTCTAAACTTTATACTTAAAGCACAAGGCTATAGTACTTTTGTTACCTTTTTAATCTTTGTAGTTTGAATTGTGTGAGATTTTAGTTCCTCACAAttgttttgaaataattaagtcTCTTTAGTCTTAAATCTTTAGAAATTGAATGATTAAATTgatataaatattcttttactCAAAGCTCCCTcactaaaatatcaaattttgttggaaataaataaataaaaatcaatttctgTCCTCTTTAACCTTAACCATTATCttacaattttattaaattttcactaAATCATTAACCTctcaaacatttaaataaaaaataacaattaaaattttaagtagaagaaacaaattttttcaacttacaaacaaaaattaatttagctCAAACCAAAATTATACACATTTCAAATTAAACGAACACCAAATGTAATTAAGTCAAAGAATATTTTTACAGCGAAtattcttcattttgaaaattcaataaaaaaatagtagttTAATTATGCATGCATGACGTAATAATTAGAAACTAAGGAAGAACAAAGAAATAGGTTAGCCCACTGCTCACGTCAACAATAACAATGATGAATTTAATAAGGATTAATGCGACATTTACATGGCAAGCTAGTTGAAGCAATCTATTATCAATGAGCACAATAAGTCAATGACCATCGGATAAGCGTCACCGATGAAATGAATGATCAGTGACAAgatttaataactaaaaatacaCGTACGATGAGGTAAATGAAATTAGTCAACGAATCGGGTTAAACTACGTACTTACCTGAAAAGCTTGGATGAGGGGAAGGTCGATGATGGAGGGGTTGTTGGTTTGGACACCAGCAACGGATTCAAGGAGGCCAAGGCTCTGAAAAGAACGTCTAACGCTGAGAGAAGCGAGAGAGTCGTTGGTGGCCAAAAGTGTGGGCCAAGTGAGCCTGACACAGTTGAAGCCCATGGACTTTATTCCCTTTGAAATCGCATCTACGGGCTTTTTGCTGAGCCCTTCGGCCACCGCAACTTCCAAATGGGATACCCAATTCACACATGCAAGCTTCACCCTTTGCCCACCTTGGTTGAGGATCCATCGGGAATCCGTGTGAAGCAGACCCGTCACAGCCATTGTGTGATCATTGTCGACGTCTTCCACCGTGGTGGTTCCTCCGGAGGAGAGCaatgctattattattattattggcgCAGAGAGAATAGTGAAAACCAACGTGCTCGGCCTCCACCTACCCATTTCTATTTCATACTACACATTCGGCACGGCAAAACACACCAATATGTCTATATATACATGCGGGGAATTTGTGTTTCTGTGTACTGTTCTTTTGTCGTCGTGTTTATTAAAGTATTTCCTTTCAGAGCGTTACCTGCCAAGTCTTTCTCatcagacatttttttttaataatatttatttttatgttataaatttcaacttttttttattggtattcACTTATGTCTctcttataagaaaaaaaagcatgcttcataattattaaaaaaactagttaactttattaaatgtgttattttcaattaaaatgaatttttcttaaattattattcattaaaacttgatattaaatataaaaaaattaattttattaaattaaaaatattctagagataatatcattaaataatgtataaataattgagattttttatattgagataaaaatataagagagttttattatttatattcgaAACCGGATGATGTaatgttttttaagaataattattgaataaaaatatttttagaacatacagtattatttattgataacttttttttggaGTTATTTCCATTTTGATTGTGTTACATTTCGTATCTCatcttaatcttatatattaacatttagtttttttttaaaattatccttttcaaatatatttattaatttttttttttcataattgacCATCCCTGcttttatataacatttttttttaaaaaaaagattgtctATGACACAATGTACTATGTTGATTTTGGTTTTGTGTAGCAATGATGCCCTGGTCTTGAGCCAAAAATCCCAGCCAAACAACGTTAGTAAATTCTGTACATTTTTTAATAGTGACAATATGTATTCATATATATGGATATGCTTAATGCATCACTTTCCTGCGATTTTAAAACATAAGTACATGGTTAGAGAAATTTACAGTAATATTCATAAAACAACTTATGCTGAGCTAAACGGCTTCCATAAAAGGTCCGATGAATTTATATAGCATGGATGACGTTGAGGTTGTCAACATTGACCTGCTTCCGCTGTCAATAGGTTTGAACCATTGGCTACTAGGGTCACATGTACGATCTTTGCTTAAGCATTTGCAAGCATTGGTCACGATGTTATTGTTGTCATCCACATCTAGGCATACATTAGAATCATCGCTGAGTTTTGATGAAAGGTGCAACTTCGAATCTGAGATCATTTCCCATCTAGAGTTAGGATCTGAGCACATTATCCCAAGTGTCGCAGGCATCCCTTCACTCCCCGCTTGCATGCAGAAGTAAGTACCCTTTATTGATAGAATTTTCTGGGGTGTGTATTTCCAACCATCAGATAAATAGCAGGACCCAATGTCAATCGATCTAGTAATGACTTTCTTATGACACACAAACCAGTCAAAGGATGGAATATCAATTTGTATGGATTGCCTCTTGTTATGCCTGGACCTGCAGGTTGTCAAAGAGAAATGTGGTTCAAGTTTTCATGAAGTGCTAAATTGGTAGTTTAACCCTATACTATATTGGcaatttaatttctgttaaataaCATATACATCGATGGTGGCAAACTCAATACTTTTGGTAGAAACAAGAACATTTTTATATCGTATCTTTATCAAGGTTAATTTGTAATATGGTTGACAGATCCTTAAGTATATAATTAAGGATTCGATCTCCAGGTTTGTATAATTGATCTTTTAAATAGATCTCAATATTTCAAGTGGTTAGTTTCTAACTTCGAATTATGATTCACCAACTAATAGTGTAGAGTTAGGAAAAGAATATTTGCACAAATTACATACCTCGAAATGGAAGTTGGAGGGCAGAGATTCTGTTTAAGAAAGTAGTATTTCTAACTTGGATCCAGTCCCAACTAAGAATCCCATAAAACTCTTCCATTCCTATAACTCCTTGTCTAAAGTAGTAGCTACCAACGAGTGTCCACAGTGCCCAATCTAAGTCAAGCTCAGCTGCCAGTGCTAAGAAGCAATTAAGGTAGCGATTGTGGTTCACGTTGGTACCTCTCAAGTCTCCACCAAACTCACTAATAAACAATGGCCATCCTTGGTTCACCAAGAAGCCTGAGGTTCTCATCATATTTCCTGCCACTTGTCCACATACCTGGTTTGGATTACCATTAACCCAAGCTTGACCATCAGTGAAGGCATACCAGTGTGCCTCATATACTAATTTCCCCTTAAATGTGAGGCTCACTGGCCGTTTTTGAATGAAAGACAAGTCTTTGTCATAATTTAGGCCAGATAGAATGACAAGAACATCTGGATTTGCTGCATGAATCGCTTCTGCTCCTTTCACCATGTACCTTTAGTTCAGAACAACAACTTATCAATCACATGAGATTTCTCTTTGtttcgtttttttttcctaattgagagagagaaaactaTTAACatgtaaaaagaatattttactTCAATCTTGATAGTCACATACTATTCAACCCACAATtgcaatattaatataattccaTTCGGATTATAGAAATAGAGaaatacttaattaaaattttagtccTGAATCTTTTCAGattcatttaaaaacaaaatttggcaactttttaatcttcattaaattttaataggcATTTTTAGTCTCTCTAAATTACTTTTATTCATCCTTtgtctcttatttatttttatagctCATAATTagtatcaaatacaaaaaaaaaacaaaaaataaaaataagcgaAATGAtgagtaattttaaataataaaaataaatgatgaactaaaaatgagtaaatttttttagaggGACTAGAAATGTTAAAtgcaaaattaatgaaagacttgtcaatttttttagacaaaaattaaaatttaaaggagttgaaggattaaaaaatattatataaacttaattaattcatataaaaaatattatataaacttTGTCTGTTACCACTTACTTGT contains:
- the LOC100818309 gene encoding glycosyl hydrolase 5 family protein encodes the protein MGRWRPSTLVFTILSAPIIIIIALLSSGGTTTVEDVDNDHTMAVTGLLHTDSRWILNQGGQRVKLACVNWVSHLEVAVAEGLSKKPVDAISKGIKSMGFNCVRLTWPTLLATNDSLASLSVRRSFQSLGLLESVAGVQTNNPSIIDLPLIQAFQAVVKSLGDNDVMVILDNHLTNPGWCCGYSDGNGFFGDKFFNPDQWIFGLTKMATLFNGVTNVVGMSLRNELRGPKQNVNDWYKYMVKGAEAVHAANPDVLVILSGINFDTSLSFIRDRPVSLTFKGKLVFEVHRYGFTDGGAWADGNPNQVCGKVTADIKQTSTFLVDQGWPLFVSEFGGDLRGTNVNDNRYLNCFLALVAELDLDWAYWTLVGSYYFREGVIGMEEFYGLLTWDWTQVRSTSFLNRISALQIPFRGPGIIEGSAYKLIFHPLTGLCVISKSQLTSLTLGPCSSSDAWTYTPQKTLLINNTNFCIHAEQEGKPATLSITCSDANSKWEMISDSNMHLSSKLSDGSNLCLDVDDNNIIVTTACKCLNQDKTCDPASQWFKLIDSGRRSISTTSTLSMLNSPDILWQPLSSI